One Anaerolineae bacterium DNA window includes the following coding sequences:
- a CDS encoding aldo/keto reductase, whose protein sequence is MEYRELGRTGLRASRLGFGSMRLPTITIGSTDYIDFDRAVEVLHAAFRLGINYVDCGFLYVSEQAEIAVGRAVNSWHSPDDIIITDKATKFRLERQGDLRRMLEHQLQRLGRDWVHFYLFHGIGWDNFWELDAQTGWIRDMFRAREEGLVRHVGFSFHDEPQAMMDLVNLGWAELVTCQYNYLDRRNEVAMRYAASKGVAVVVMGPVGGGRLAVLPKGVAERTGWSAQSAAELALRFVASNPDVDVMLSGMNSVEMVEQNVMAVEKGPLAPAQVQEIAALMDYYGRLAKLYCTGCQYCLPCPQNVNIPRVFELFNYLTVYGLEEYARREYARLMGKGQDASHCIECETCLERCPQSLPIPERLKEAHAALSAGACPPALRGQNRPLVL, encoded by the coding sequence GTTTCGGCAGTATGCGTCTGCCGACCATCACCATCGGAAGCACCGACTATATTGACTTTGACCGCGCTGTCGAGGTCCTGCATGCCGCGTTCCGGCTGGGCATCAATTACGTGGACTGCGGCTTCCTCTACGTCAGCGAGCAGGCGGAGATCGCGGTCGGGCGCGCGGTCAACTCTTGGCATTCCCCCGACGACATCATCATCACAGACAAGGCCACCAAATTCCGCCTGGAGCGCCAGGGCGACCTGCGCCGCATGCTGGAGCATCAGCTTCAGCGTCTGGGCAGGGATTGGGTCCATTTTTACCTTTTCCACGGCATCGGATGGGACAATTTCTGGGAGCTGGACGCCCAGACCGGCTGGATCCGGGACATGTTTCGGGCGCGGGAAGAGGGCCTGGTGCGGCATGTGGGCTTCTCTTTCCATGATGAACCGCAGGCCATGATGGACCTGGTCAATCTGGGATGGGCGGAGCTGGTGACCTGTCAGTACAATTACCTGGACCGGCGCAATGAGGTGGCGATGCGCTACGCGGCATCGAAGGGTGTGGCGGTGGTGGTGATGGGGCCGGTGGGGGGCGGCCGGCTTGCGGTGCTCCCCAAGGGCGTGGCCGAGCGTACGGGCTGGAGCGCGCAGTCCGCGGCCGAGCTGGCCCTGCGCTTCGTCGCGTCCAACCCGGATGTCGATGTCATGCTGTCCGGCATGAATTCGGTGGAGATGGTGGAACAGAACGTGATGGCGGTGGAGAAGGGGCCGCTGGCGCCGGCCCAGGTCCAAGAGATCGCCGCGCTGATGGATTATTATGGCCGGCTGGCAAAGCTGTACTGCACCGGCTGTCAGTACTGCCTGCCCTGTCCCCAGAACGTCAACATCCCGCGCGTGTTCGAGCTGTTCAACTACCTCACGGTGTACGGCCTGGAGGAATATGCCCGGCGCGAGTACGCCCGGCTGATGGGCAAGGGGCAGGACGCCTCGCACTGCATCGAGTGCGAGACCTGTCTGGAGCGCTGTCCGCAGTCCCTCCCCATTCCGGAGCGGCTGAAAGAGGCCCATGCCGCGCTGAGCGCCGGCGCCTGCCCCCCCGCTCTACGTGGACAAAACCGCCCCCTTGTGCTATGA